The stretch of DNA ATCGCCATCGTGCCAGTCCTGGGAATGCTCAGCACTAATATGGATCGCATCCGACTTTGTGGTGGACTCCGCAGGCGCAATGTCATCGGCCGCCGCCGGTGCGAAATAAATCACCAGCGACGCCAATACGGCAAGGGCCGTAAAGAGCTTCCAAAGTCGGGAATGGGTTTTGATGCCGGGTCGGCTCACAAATGAGCTTTCAGGTCGTTCTCGGTGAGCTGGATTGGGAGTTGCTCGCACTTGCCCGAGGGATGGAGAAACCATGATCGGACACGGTCGGCACAAGAATGCCGTCGAGCAAACCGTTAAAAAATACAGACAGGGATCAGGATGTGAGAGAGTAGGATGAAGGGAGTCTGTTGCCCGGGATCGGGCGGTGGCCCGCGCGCCGTCCGTCACGGCGTTCGGGAATGGGGCGGGATTATAAGAGCGGTTCCGCAAAAGTGTCAATAACGGCTCGCGCGGCTTCTTTACCAGGAAAGTCCAGCGCAAGACCTTTGCTGAAAGCGCTTTAACCACGGCCAAGGCCGCTGACGATTTGTTGCTAGACTTTCGTTTTAAGAGACCTGCCGCGCCAGTGCCAAATCGCCCAACATCCCTGCGCTACGAACAGTGCAATGACCGGCATCAACGGCGTTCGCATTCGCATGTTGGCCCAATAACACGTATGGACCAGTGTAAACGAGACCAACAACAGCGCAGCGGGCATCCAATCGGGCCATTGATTCTTTTTGAGAGAGCAGAGTCCCAAAATCATGTCGGCCAAGATAATCACATAGAAAGCGCAGACGCTGTATTTCAAGATGCGTCCTAAAATCGATGTGGGCTCCTGAAGGGGAACAACGCCCCACAGTCCCCGCGCCAATCTCAAAAAGGAAGCCCGTAAGAAAAATCCTGGCTCGGCGGCAATATTGTCGTGCGCGCGGTCGTTCATCCAGCGGTCCCGCGCGATTTCCGTTGTGATCGGCGGATCATGCTTTTGTATCTCCTGCTCCAATCCGTCTTGCCAATTCTTAAGGCTTTCACCCGACCAGACGGCGTTCCAATCTCCACCGACCACTTCGTGGTAGTACACCGGGTTATTTCCCAGTAGTAGCGTATACCCTCCATGTGTCGTGGTCAGAATGGGTCGGCCCAACACGATGACGTTTCTAACGACCCAAGGCGACGTGATGAGCAGAATCCCTAAAAGAATCGGCAGGGGGTTGACGACATCTTGTCGGCCGATGCGCCGCAGGATCCACCACACAGCTGCCAAGGCTCCAAACGCCCAAATGGTTGGTCGGCAGAGTGCGTTCAGACCGAAAACCAATCCCACGCTCAGTAACCGACCGTTTGTGGGCGGGTTGGAATCTGTGTTCGGAGCGATTGTCCAAAACAATAAAGCCAGCAAAAACGCCGCCAGCGTTTCGGTCATGACCAACGTCGTGGACTGTAGTAATAACGGATCGACAGCGGTGATTGCCGCCGCAACCAGGCTAAATCGTGATAAACCGAGTCGGCGAGCCGTGGCATAGCTCAGCAGTATGGTTCCTGCTCCTAAGACCAGATGCAGAGCGGCAATTCCCGCGTCGTTCAGCCCGGTTTTCAAGATCGCTGCGACGATCAGGGTATAGGCCGGGGGGCGGTAGGCGGTCGGTTGTTGTGTTTGGGGATGCAGGTAACCTTGGCCCGCTGCGACATGCTGGGCGATTGCGCGATAGGCGTCGCGGTCCTCGGCCAGATGGTCAAATTGCGTCCATAATACGGCGACTCGCAAGCCGATTCCTGCGGCGAGGATGATGATCAGCCAAGTTGTGTCGGAAATCCGTTGCACGTTGCCGTCCAGGTTGAGTGAGTCAAAGGCCGCCGCATGCTATACTACTCGCGCGTGCTGGGTTTGGAAATACGCGGATTGGTGGGGTCAGCGCGAAACGTGATGGGAATTCGGCCTTTGGCTTTTGACCGCAGGCTGTCGGAATAGCCGGCAACCCCGGAATCGCCTATCGTTTCTCCAATCGATGCCGGCCCCAGTGACGAACCCTAAAGTCTAAAGTCTAAAGCCGACAGCCTAATCTCGCGGGGAGAACATTGTGGCAGCCACGGATGCGCCTAGACCAGAGCCGAACGATTCGCCGCGGCTGTCCCGCTTTGTCGATTTTTTGATCCGCCACCGGATTGCCTTGTTCCTGTACGCTTGCGTGGCAGTCGCCGGTGGGATCGTTCCCGCGTCTCAACTCACGTTTGATCAATCAATCGAGTCGCTGTACGCCAAAGACAATCCGCACCTGTTGGATTATCTACACAGCAAGAAACTCTTTGGCGGCGATGAATTTGTCGTCCTCGCGTACACCGATCCGGAATTGTTGGCCGACGAAGGCTTGGATCGGTTGGAGTTATTTGTCGAGAAGCTCGAAAAAATCGAGGACGTCGTCAGCATCCAGGATTTGGCCGCGTCGATGAAAGTCGGCAATATTCCGTTGCTCGACGAGAACGAAATCCTCGATTTGTATCGTGGTTTGCTCATCGGCGAGGATGAACAAACGACGGCGGTCATTTTGCGGCTGCAATCATTGAATCAAGCGAAACGGTCGCGAGCGGAAACCATTGCCGCGATCCGCGCGGTTGCCAAGGATTACCAGTTTCCCGTGCATATCGTCGGCGAACCGGTGCAGGTGCACGATATGTTTCGTTACGTCGAAGAGGATGGTGAAACGCTCGGCCTGTGGTCGTCGGTGCTGCTGATTGGTGTGATCTTGCTGTTCTTTCGTTCGCTACGCTGGGTCGCGTTGCCGATTTTGATCGTGCATGCCACGTTGATTTGGACCAAGGCGATTTTAGTCCTCAGCGGCATGCAGTTGAGCATGGTCAGTTCGATGCTGACGTCGCTGATCACAATCATCGGGGTGGCAACATCCATTCACCTCACCGTCCACTTTCGCGAGCGGCGCAAACACGCGGATCGAACCGAGGCGTTGCGGCAAACCTTCATCGACC from Symmachiella dynata encodes:
- a CDS encoding ArnT family glycosyltransferase codes for the protein MQRISDTTWLIIILAAGIGLRVAVLWTQFDHLAEDRDAYRAIAQHVAAGQGYLHPQTQQPTAYRPPAYTLIVAAILKTGLNDAGIAALHLVLGAGTILLSYATARRLGLSRFSLVAAAITAVDPLLLQSTTLVMTETLAAFLLALLFWTIAPNTDSNPPTNGRLLSVGLVFGLNALCRPTIWAFGALAAVWWILRRIGRQDVVNPLPILLGILLITSPWVVRNVIVLGRPILTTTHGGYTLLLGNNPVYYHEVVGGDWNAVWSGESLKNWQDGLEQEIQKHDPPITTEIARDRWMNDRAHDNIAAEPGFFLRASFLRLARGLWGVVPLQEPTSILGRILKYSVCAFYVIILADMILGLCSLKKNQWPDWMPAALLLVSFTLVHTCYWANMRMRTPLMPVIALFVAQGCWAIWHWRGRSLKTKV